A portion of the Microbacterium hominis genome contains these proteins:
- the ruvX gene encoding Holliday junction resolvase RuvX, which translates to MSDFRRGRRLGIDVGKARVGVASCDPDGMLATPVETVRRDAAAVSRVTALAQEYDAVEILVGLPLNMRGEDTASTADARAFAAEIARVAGRPVRLVDERLSTVSAHAALRESGRTQRSSRTIVDQVAAVVLLQQALDVEKRTGRPAGIPVPQEPA; encoded by the coding sequence GTGAGCGACTTCCGCCGCGGCAGGCGGCTCGGCATCGACGTCGGCAAGGCCCGCGTCGGAGTCGCCTCGTGCGATCCCGACGGAATGCTGGCGACGCCGGTCGAGACGGTGCGGCGCGACGCGGCGGCCGTCTCCCGCGTCACGGCGCTCGCGCAGGAGTACGACGCCGTCGAGATCCTCGTGGGACTGCCGCTGAACATGCGCGGTGAGGACACCGCCTCGACGGCCGACGCCCGCGCCTTCGCTGCGGAGATCGCGCGGGTCGCGGGCCGACCGGTGCGGCTGGTCGACGAGCGTCTCAGCACCGTGTCGGCGCACGCCGCGCTGAGGGAGTCGGGGCGAACTCAGCGTTCGTCTCGTACCATAGTTGATCAAGTCGCGGCCGTCGTGCTCCTCCAGCAAGCTCTCGATGTCGAGAAGCGCACGGGTCGGCCCGCCGGAATCCCCGTCCCCCAGGAGCCCGCCTGA